Within Scomber japonicus isolate fScoJap1 chromosome 18, fScoJap1.pri, whole genome shotgun sequence, the genomic segment TAGTGTTGTTGAAATGCTGAAATCAAGAGAGATTAGTTTTTAGTTCAGGCTGTTAGTGTTTACACCCCACAATGGCAGAAATTATAATCCTGAACATGACTCTTCACCTTTGTGTGTCAACAGGAGAAGAGTCGGTGGGCCCCACACCCAGTGGGTCTGTGAACACATGCTCTGTGTACATTCCTGGCTGGTTCTGATCTGCTCCCTggtcctcctctccttctgcaCCCACACCAGCATTGGCCTCCGTTGCTTCTGTTGCCTCTTCCGCTGTAGGAACCCCATCCTCTGCTGGACTGCTCTGTCTTGACAGTTCAGCTGTGGGCATTGTGGGTTGATCCGAGATTAAGTTAAGGTTAGGATAGGGATTTCAGaagatgaaaatataaatgtctTTGCAAGGGTGGATTGTCCCTGATACTTGGGGTGGGATGTTCTCATTCATGACTAAGTTTAAGATGAAGCACATAGTGATGAAACAGTGATAActgtagatagatggatagattaTCAGTCGAGAATCCATTTATTTTAGTAACAAAATTGTTTTTCACAGATTAAGGACACACGCTATCAAAGCATAATTCCAACAGAGACATACCTGAGCCAGAGATGGCACTATGCTCAGCTGGCTGGTCAGTGACACCTGCACTGGCCGTCTGGGGGATGGCAGTGGTCCCCTCTGCTGCCATGGCACCATCACTGCCTGTTGAGCCCACACTGGCCACACTGCCAGCCAGCGACGCCCTGTCACCTTGACTAGCCTCCAAATCTTGTGGTACCTCCTCACCCGCCAGATAATCAGTTTCCAACACACCTAAAAATTGACATTAACAACCTTATAATCCAAATTCAGTAACTAGGTAGTCATGGATGACAGAGTAAAACCAAACAGCCAACcccacacaaataaacaatgtGACTAAATCTAAACCTACCAGGCACACTTGCAATACAGACGACATGGGTGTTGCAGGCGTAGAAGCTATCAAGCAGGTCAGAGGGTTGACTGGCATCCAGCACCATAACCTTGGTGGAGGAGTGGGTGCTGGTGCACACCCATACCCTATTGGATATTTCATCCTGAAGGATCAGCTCCTTCTCCTGCTCCCCTTTCTCTTGATCCTGATAGAGAAAATTAGCCCATGTCATGACACTATTCAAACCAAAGTCTGAAGAACTTACTGAACTCTCTGGACCTACAGAGAGCAATTCAtcataacattaaaaaacactatAAGTTACAATAGCTTCTACCTTAAATGACTCACCCTGACCTTACTATCTTGCTCCAACTGGTCCAGGCTACTCTGAGAACCCTTTGTCTGCTTAGTGAGCTCTGATATGGGTAAGTTCCTTCCCCCAGACAGGTTAACTCCTGCAGCACACCACAGCTAGAAAACAGACAAGggacacattaaaacatattacgATGATATCAACTAGTGTGATACACTGTACTAAAAAGGCATACAGTATGTTCTTTGTATGTACATGCTACATAGCTGTTTATGTATGTACCTTCATAGAAGCATCTTTCTGATCCAGAGGTCTTAAGTATACCGGTACAGGCAAGTTCATTTTGTTCTCCACCTGGCCACCGTTTGCCACCTGTCAGGGTCAAATTTCATAACACATTTGATCAAAATACAGACTATAATGTGAGAGCACTGAAAAGTattcaacacaaacaaatctGCATAAAGCCAACATCTTTCTGTAGTCTCCCTCTACAACAATTATAGGTCTAAAGAAAACATCATGGCGGTAGGATGAAAGGTTATCTGATAAGCATGATAAGATGAATCAGCCACAGATTGCACCATTAAGTCAATTGTGAAGATACAGGGTATATGTTTGATTTCAGTGTCCAATCATGCTAAATGTTACTTTATACCACATGACACAGGTGgacaaataaagtatttttaaatttaaaaatctaCCAACTCtgtcttttaattattttgatggCGTAATTTAGCCCCAGTGTAACTAAAGCTACATTTTGCTGAAGTTACACAACACAGACGTGGCAGTTAACTGAAACTGGCCATATAGGCACAGTAGAAAAGAAGACACTCATaagtaaatgaaatgaaaacaaagtatTTTTCAGTCACTCTCAGAATGTGCACGTAAAGATTCATCATGCTGATTTTATGCCACTTGTACCTACATATACATCTCTCGAGGTTAAGTTCTATCTAGTGGacaatttaaatgaatatgttttctttaaGGGTAAAATCAATATTATCCAACTTTAAACTGACAGTCTTGATCATGAACAttgaaaaataacagatttattttcaAACCTTTTCATTTCCCACCTTGTATTTACTGGGCAGGCTCCAGCCATGTGCAGTGACTCGTCCATCCTCCTTTTGCATGTGGGCTTTCACCTGTCTGTACTGGGCTCTCTTCTGCTCTTTACGTGATGGTGAACTGCACTGGTCTTTTCTACAAGAGcaacagaaagagaaatgggATCAGCTGACATGTACATTATGCACATAAATGTTATTACGGGTTATTAGGTTTCCTCTAAACATTTTTGGAATGATGATCATCAAACTCAAAAGGCACTGCAATGTCTTGAAAGTCAAATTATTAAATTGTAATCATTAAAAGtaactgttattttaaaatctttGACCTTgtatcattttaacacatttcacttCAGAACTTCTCTGCACATTGTCCAACTCACTCTTCATTGAGGAAGTCGAAGGTCTTGGACTTCTCCGTGGGGAACTGGGAGAAGGTGCTACTCCTCTTCACCATGCTAGATTTTACGTTGGGCTGGGGCTCCATCTTCTTTATAGCAGGGGCACTGGAGGAGGAGCTAAACAGTCTGCTGAAGCTGGAGGTGGCGACGTTACAGAGAGCCAAGAAGGACACAGAGCCAACAAGAGTGCAGGGAAAAAGCAAGGTAGGGGTCACCAACCAACCAGATAACCAAGGGTCACCAAGTACCACCAACATTTACTGTACGGTAACGTAAAGCATGCTGGGAGTCGTGGAATAGTTGAGCGCTACCTATAATATCTTACTAGAGCTAGGTATTAAATATCAAATACTGTCTTTAGCATCAAGTATCAACATTATCTTACTGATACATGAAATAGCTTTACactgttaaaatgtaattttgtatACGGGGGAATGAGAGTGAGctgtcagtgtaaaaaaaaaacaaaggaataCCCAGTGCAAAGTCTGTGAAAAAAGCAGATCTGCCTCTCTatagcacacatacagtaattaaACCATTTAGCATGTGTAAAGAAAGAGATgccaacaaacagacaaaaacagacaaaaacattatGGTTCAAAATGTCAGCAGAAAGTTAAAATATCTCAATATTGAATTCATAAATTCTTATGGTTTCCAAAATCTGCTTGAGTCATGCTGTCCTGTACAGTTCTCCATATAAACTGTACAATAtagaaaaatacagtaaatatgctgaTGTGTCATTTCCCATAATATACAAGTTACTAGCTTATTGCATTACTTCTTCAATATTTTTTTGAAGTCTACTAAAGTAGACTTAATAAAAACAAGGATAACACATTTACTATGTTCTGTTAAAAATGTCTTATAAGAAAACTGACTTCAGTGTTGTAAGCAACAGAACATGTAAATGTATTCAGGCTGCTGAGGGACCCCCATGATCCCTCTTTAGCTCCCTATGAGCAGACAGAGTAGGAAAACATCAAAAGGCACACAGCAGGCAGGAGACAGGAAAGTCCAGGAGGCACAAGGAGAGTCATGTCTGAGCAGTTAGTGGTAACAAAAAACTGTTACACTGCACGGAGAGTAAAGATTATGGAGAAAGACACATCAAAGTTGGATCCATTTGTAATGGAGGAACAGTTCTGTGTCAGTGGAGGACAAGATAGAGGTTTGGCAGGGAGAAGATTTACTAAACCATCTTTACCTAATGCTGCCAATTCAATGGCACATCCCcgaaaagataagaaaaaacatttatttgaataatttgAGAAAAAATATCACAGGAGTTAAATGAAGAGTGTGCACTGACCTCAAAAGTAAGTTTAAAGCCCTTACACAATAGTGGATAATGTTGCAAAAACAAGAAACTATAAATTTAAGAGGACTCACAACTGCCAAATGCTggatttcttcttttctgcaaGAGTTGGATTTTCCCTTGAGGCCCTTCAGAAGAGAACAAGGTGATGTCATGTTATCTGTTGTCAGCTTGAAGTGCAGGTGGAGGATGTAGAAGGGGTCAGTGCAATCTGCTGCATCCTTCTGCTCTGTACAATTAAAGCTGAACTCTGCCTTCTTTAGTTAGTAATGGCATTATTGTATTCATCTGACTGGTGGTGAAACACTAGAGGTGGTGTCCATGTTGCCTGAGCATTTCACTTCATAAATTCACAACACACTCATTCAGAATATTGTTTTGATGAGTGATGTTTTTACTGCAAACAGACAACACTGCTGGAGGTTTTCTCATCTTTGCCGTTGTAATAACATGCAGGAAGTTATGGATTTTAGCTTTAAAATGAGaaattttaaattcaattaaatttgAATCTCATGAATATTAAGTCCACTTTACCGGATCATCTCTGTCCACCTCACAGCTTCCTGCAGCTCCATCAGTCTCTCTTTGTACTGGTTCCTTTCCATCAACACTCTGGCCATTTCCACTCTGGTGAAGCGCTTCCTCTGGGCTGTAGGTACATCACTCTGTAAACCCGCAACATgaccacacagaaacacattcattgTTTTAGTGATAAGCTACATTTCGATAAAGGTGGGAAATGTTATAGAAATTGTTGTACAAGACAAGACTCacatcttcttcatctttagTTTTGTGTTTCACTTCCTCAATCTCCACTCGcactctgaaaaaacaaaacaaaaaaaacatttactgcaCTTTAAAAGATATACATGGAATAACTTACAGTATTTGTAGGAAAGACTGTAAGGAAGGCATTAAGTGTATTTTCCCTGTATGTGTTCACATGTTTGTCCAGTAAAGCTGATTCCGAACACAAAGTTGTAGCTATAACAGCAGACAATACTTCAGATATACATGTTATTGCAAAGAAGCATTATACACATCTTCAACCCAGAAGCACAGAAGATAAAATCACCACAGTCTCAAGGTGGCTACCCAAGATTAGTGTCACCAGTTCAGTATCAGACCAAACGCAAAATATGGTCTTCTGATCCTGAGGTATGGTGTTAAATAATGACCAGAAAAGTGTTGATGCAGATCAGGACAACTGGAAAATATTATGTCTCTGGCCACAACTGTCGCTGGTGCAGAGGTATTATGGTACCTGCTATGACTTACTTTTTGAGTTCCTCCTCAAGCTCTTTGTTCTTATCCTCCATCTTGGTCTTGGCCTGCAGCACTGCCTCCAGCTCCCCCTGCAGCATATCCTTCTCACAGGTCAACTCATCCAACTTCAATATCAAGTCTTTATTCACCACATTCAGGGCATTCCTatagagaaagggaagaagaacagtGTACTCATACTGTACAACACTGTTGATATTTTTTCCTTTCAAGTCCTGGGCACATTTTAACTGGtacaatgaattaaaaaatgatggATATCAAATACCAAAACCTTTAtacaaaaagacattaaaaagagaGCTCCACCATCTGTTTACAGGCCATGGGGGAGTACTACTGCATATGTGAAAACTATTGTATAAAGACACATGAGTTTGTGTGAAATCAGATAAATTGCTGCAAGTGATGTCATCTTAGTGATCATCAGTCAAGGATGAAaacataaaagtttaaaaattaaaacattttgggATTGTGGTGTAAAAAAGAAGTGAGGTTACCAAACCTCTGTAGCCCACTCCTTATTTCTGCTTAAGACTGAGTGATTTGAGATGAGATGCATTGTGAGTAATGTAGGTGTGTCTTTTTTCAAACAGTCCATTATGAGTCTCACAGTGTTATAGTAGTGCAATGCTAAATCGGTTAAGTATTCTTAATGTTTTGTACTTACTTTGTCTCAAGCAGTTGGGAATTTTCCTGAATGAGATTTTCAACTTCCCGTCCCATACCTGTAAAGAATTGATGACCACAGTGGAGTTTTATTTCATAACAAAACTTTGACCGCAAACTGGAGCAGTGACTACATAAGCACTACATATTAACCACTGTAAATTATTCTTactaaaatcaaacaaaacactACACAGGGTGAGAAATATCTCCTAGTAAGATatcattgactgtatataagatGGACATCATGACAGCTCCCCAAaggtgaagccaaaatatctcctgGTGGCTGGCTTCAGTATATGTCATAAATCCCACCCCTGCCATGTTAGCAGATATGAGCTaagctaaaaaaaatcaaaggacACATCAAATACCTTTTTGCCAAAaatggtttctgtcattttagatAGTTCTCATCATGCTGATGTATGTTCAAGTGCTCATTTTTCTAAAAAGTTTGTTGTTAAATAGTTATTTGACACTATAAAAATGGGGGAGACGgacatcatgattgacagctgtgatagCCACTCTCAAATGTCCGTCAGACAGCGGGACAGCTGAGGGGGCATGTCCCAACTCCAAATGatgtcacacaagcaagatggcagtTCCCAtaaaggagatattttggcttcacttttgcatagcGGTAGAAAGTGGTAACATGTTGTCCGTATATACAGTCAATGTGAGATATGTGTTACTGTAGGTTTCACAATACAAGAAACTTTGTGCAGAAACaaccacaacacacaaaacCCACAGCACAGGagaaggatggatagagaggGTGAGGTCTTACCAATCAAACTAAGGTCTGAGAAAACCATGCAATCCAAGCCAGGcggaaagaataaagaagagagagagagagagagggagagagagagaaagaaatgcgGATATAGTTTGAGACAGTGGAATGACCAAAATGATGGAGGAGCCAGAGCTAAACATGTAGCTGCTGACTCCACAAGCAAATAGGAAAATATGCTGCTGGGTCTCTAAGGCTAATCGCAGCATTGGGGAGAAGGAAAAtacaaaggcaaaaaaatattttaagctgtaaaaagaaaagttagaCTAACTTTATGGAAATGATGCATCatttgaaaaaaggaaacactgaaCTCCATCATCCATGCACCAAACTTTGTCTAAATGATtgcatatctgtgtgttttagctCTGAGGCAGTCAAAAGTAGACAGCTGAAAAGCTACACACAGTGCATTAGAGAACCTATGCCAACTGTTATCAAACAGAATGAAGAAGAGGCTGTGAGCTGTAGCGATGGCGAATATGGCAGAAAGTGAGTTGTGAATAGAAAGTCAAAGGGAAACCACGAAAGAATGTTTAGCTAAGGAAAGGTTTGAGGTCATACACACCGGAGTACTCCACTGGGATTATGGACAAAAGCAGGGATATGAGACACGGGAGAAAGAGAGGTGATGTTAACATAGGTAGATGGCCAACACTGTGTATAATAGCTGGACCAAAGCAGGTGGTGTAGCATTGCAGCATAAAGCAGGCTTTGGAGTTATTAAAAACGAGTGCTACCAGTAGAACAGCTGCTAGCCAGCCATGGTACAAGAGCTTCAGCTTTACAgtcgtttaaaaaaaaaaaacaataaaagcagaaatcaAAGACATAAGAAATATACAGGGTTATTTGACAGTTATTTTGAATGCACTAACCCAGGTTTCAACGAtacaagaaaataatgataCAGAAATAGTCCATTAAATTATGAAAaactgtgatgtgtgatgtcacaTAATTTCTTGAACACATTTTACTTGCATGATGTGTCCTaacaaaaaagttgaaaataCACACGACCTGAAGTAGAGTCTATCCATTTTTCTGTATATTATTAAGTATATTATTGTACACTGGGCACTCTCAAAAGAAGCAAAAGGTACATTGTGTATTAAGTTGTCAGAGCACCAATGATCAATCAAATTGTAAAAAGTATACCTCCTCATTTTATATCTATTTATGTTCTCTAAATCACTCAAAGGCCTGCAGCCATTGAGTTTTATTGacctttattttaaattctaacAAATTAGAAGCTTTTGATCAGATTTGTGTTAAAGATGCCTCAACAGACCtgtacaattttaaaaagacaccTGCCAGCCAGTTACAAATGAGTATCTTTCATGGCTGTGATATCATAGTACACataactgtactgtatatgcttAAGCTTTACACAACATGCTAAATAttggttgtttggttttttaaaGAGTAGAACTTCAGAAGTTTTATATTTCAATCATTATGTattctaaaatgtgaaataccATTTTGAGTTAATTCATAGTTGAATCAAGTCATTTCATCCAGACTATTCCAACATTAAGCAGGTGAGATATTTTCAAGATATTTTTTACTTACCCAGCAGGTCAGCCCCTTCATCTACATCCCCTATGAGCCCGGTGCCTGCAGACGACAGCTCTTCAAACAGAGAGTCTGTATTGCGGTCAAATGCCATGTTCTCAATGCCTTTGGTTGGGGTGCTGGAAGAATAATCACAGCAGGAGGTGATGCTTTGCTGCCTATTGAAACTTCATCTAAAACTGGCCCGACAGCATGTTCTCAGTACTACCTGCATGCCTTGTAACCAATGATATCCATGTCCAGCTCAGGAGTGGACTCAATGATGTCCTGCACATCTGAGCTGTCCTCATTTTCAGGCAAACCTGTGTAAGACATATGACATGCCAGAACAATATATGAGTAAAAATCTACAAAAAACATCAGGTTAGGTTAGGTTTCAGAATTTGTTTTGATTGAAGAAACAAAAACTTTCTATGATGCATCAACAGCATAAACAGAGTATACCAAACACTTTGTTCATCTAGTGTATATGTGAATGACtaatggatgatgatggatgatgttTGACCCTACCCACTGATATGGATCTGGTCCCTGGTGCAGCCTGCACCTCCATACTCTTACTGTTCGCATCTTCCTTCTCCATGTCCGAGGCTGTGGTGGAAATTGGTGTGGCCGACTTGGAGCCGGTGAAGTCTGACAGCTCATCCTGTAACAACAGGGGACTTATTCACGGCAATGAACAGATAGCTAATCCAAGTCAAGGGTCAAGCTGACACTCAGGTAGATCATAAATGAACCAGagcaaaaaacaagaaataaaaatgtaaaaggacataatacacattaaaacatatacaCAACATATACACAACATAACAAGACAGCTTATGATCTAACAGGTAAACGTGAGGCTGAACAGAGAAACATACGCTAGACAAGACACACAAGTCCAATTTCCTCCAGCTCTTACATGATGTAGTGCAAAAGCATTATGAAGATCTCAGAATGTAGAAAATCTAACTCTAaaacttttaattaatgtaCTTCATTCTATATTACATCAGGGTACAATCCTTTTAACATAAAGATCTGCAACACTAAGCTATAGGaaattgttgggtttttttagaAATTGGACTTCACGAAAACATTAGGACATCTAATAGAAATACTATGAAATACGcaacacaagaaaaacacacagcaacacgagcaacacacagctagcACACAAACACTAAGTGGACACAGAACCTCACAGACTGCAGcggggggtgggagggtgggggggggcttcACACAATATCAACTGAACATAAATCATGGCCACAATGGGAGTTGCCATTCTGCCTCGGACACACAAGACAACACAAGATTCACAAACTAAAAACAGTTTAGAAGAGGCTGAAATCATATATCTATTGGACATTAAATCCAATattacacaacaacaacaacagagacaGAGTACTATCTAAATACATGATGCTACATTATTGCACGATGAAAGATCAgaaatgttactgtaatgttgtGATCTATGTGAATGGAAGCAAACTACAAAGAAGCATGTGAAATCTAAAACTACCATGcattaaaactgaaatgaaaaacaaactagACGCCAGATGCAACCAAGCTGTCCTTGACTTTGACTGATTAATAATTCACTGTTTCCTTCCATGACACAGCTGACTGTTGTGTGCctttagattttaaaaagaacCCCAATGTAGCCTTCACATACGGCATGGTTGCATGTAGCATAGTCCATCACAGGTGGTCTGTGAAGTGATGGCCCACATGTGAGAGGCGACGCTTGAAAAGATGAAACAGCATAGTGGAGGAGACTACTGAAGCCCATACAcgcaaaaacacaaacagtgtgCTGCCCAAAGCCAATGCAGGCGTGCTGCTGTTGGCACTTTCACCAGCCGCCACTCATCCAACTACCTTGCAGTCGTCTGCCAGTGAATTCCCCCAAGAAGAGTCTTGCGCACTCTTACCCTCCCTTTCCTTTGGGGGGTCGACAAAGTCCAACTGCTTGGGGGGGGAGAGTAAGAATGAAGCTcgtactgtatgtgcagaagCAGTTCAGCAGAAATGCAAACACTGCAAAGTGTGCATGTCTGTGAAGTCAATGGAAACGTTGTGTGTGGCAAAGTACATTcatacagacaggtgacaaattaaaggaaaaaccagcATAAAGTATGTTAGTAAAGTGTTGGGTCACCATGTTtcaccagaacagcttcagtgcaccttggcattgattctccaagtctctgaactctactggagggatgaacaccattcttccaaatgatattccctcatttggtgttttgatgatggtggtggagagttCTGACTAACATCTtggtccaaaatctcccataggtaTTAAATTGGCCAAAACTGGGCCTGTTTAGCATTTTTATAGATGCCACAGTTATTTACTTAATTGAATACTGTGGTACACTCATGTGGAAGTAACTGCATTGCttatgtttctccactcatttattcaggttttaaCTTGTATTTGTCACTCCCCTGTGTGTGTACACAAGTGGCAGGTTTT encodes:
- the spag9a gene encoding sperm associated antigen 9a isoform X2, whose translation is MELEDGVVYQDDPGTSAMMSERVSGLANSIYREFERLIGKYDEDVVKELMPLVVAVLENLDSVFAENQEHEVELELLKEDNEQLITQYEREKALRKHAEEKFIEFEDTHEQDKKDLQNHMDRMESHSRQLELKIKNYADQIGRLEERELELKKEYNSLHQRHSEMIHNYMEHVERIKMQQISETSESSGVGRVRRERPLSLGIFPSSGGASLLIPDPQAKAETPNAEGWRFTDTAQPRSNTSLKDELSDFTGSKSATPISTTASDMEKEDANSKSMEVQAAPGTRSISVGLPENEDSSDVQDIIESTPELDMDIIGYKACSTPTKGIENMAFDRNTDSLFEELSSAGTGLIGDVDEGADLLGMGREVENLIQENSQLLETKNALNVVNKDLILKLDELTCEKDMLQGELEAVLQAKTKMEDKNKELEEELKKVRVEIEEVKHKTKDEEDSDVPTAQRKRFTRVEMARVLMERNQYKERLMELQEAVRWTEMIRASRENPTLAEKKKSSIWQFFSRLFSSSSSAPAIKKMEPQPNVKSSMVKRSSTFSQFPTEKSKTFDFLNEEKDQCSSPSRKEQKRAQYRQVKAHMQKEDGRVTAHGWSLPSKYKVANGGQVENKMNLPVPVYLRPLDQKDASMKLWCAAGVNLSGGRNLPISELTKQTKGSQSSLDQLEQDSKDQEKGEQEKELILQDEISNRVWVCTSTHSSTKVMVLDASQPSDLLDSFYACNTHVVCIASVPGVLETDYLAGEEVPQDLEASQGDRASLAGSVASVGSTGSDGAMAAEGTTAIPQTASAGVTDQPAEHSAISGSAELSRQSSPAEDGVPTAEEATEATEANAGVGAEGEEDQGADQNQPGMYTEHVFTDPLGVGPTDSSPVDTQRGSGQDGVTSLAEDSDPSEGEFLRMSSALPTMWLGAQNGCLYVHSSVARWRKCLHAIKLKDSILSIVHVKGRVLVALADGTLAIFHRGIDGQWDLTNYHLLDLGRPHHSIRCMTVVHDKVWCGYRNKIYIIQPKAMRIEKSFDAHPRKESQVRQLAWVGDGIWVSIRLDSTLRLFHAHTYQHLQDVDIEPYVSKMLGTGKLGFSFVRITALVVSCNRLWVGTGNGVIISIPLSEANKTTGIVPNRPGSAVRVYSDDSAAGDMPGSFVPYCSMAHAQLCFHGHRDAVKFFVTVPGQAMPPPGSADSGSDDPASESSDTATSEPKSYLVMSGGEGYIDFRIGDEGSELDGLSEQTASEQSAPTKAERSHLIVWQVTTSHD
- the spag9a gene encoding sperm associated antigen 9a isoform X1; amino-acid sequence: MELEDGVVYQDDPGTSAMMSERVSGLANSIYREFERLIGKYDEDVVKELMPLVVAVLENLDSVFAENQEHEVELELLKEDNEQLITQYEREKALRKHAEEKFIEFEDTHEQDKKDLQNHMDRMESHSRQLELKIKNYADQIGRLEERELELKKEYNSLHQRHSEMIHNYMEHVERIKMQQISETSESSGVGRVRRERPLSLGIFPSSGGASLLIPDPQAKAETPNAEGWRFTDTAQPRSNTSLKDELSDFTGSKSATPISTTASDMEKEDANSKSMEVQAAPGTRSISVGLPENEDSSDVQDIIESTPELDMDIIGYKACSTPTKGIENMAFDRNTDSLFEELSSAGTGLIGDVDEGADLLGMGREVENLIQENSQLLETKNALNVVNKDLILKLDELTCEKDMLQGELEAVLQAKTKMEDKNKELEEELKKVRVEIEEVKHKTKDEEDSDVPTAQRKRFTRVEMARVLMERNQYKERLMELQEAVRWTEMIRASRENPTLAEKKKSSIWQFFSRLFSSSSSAPAIKKMEPQPNVKSSMVKRSSTFSQFPTEKSKTFDFLNEEKDQCSSPSRKEQKRAQYRQVKAHMQKEDGRVTAHGWSLPSKYKVANGGQVENKMNLPVPVYLRPLDQKDASMKLWCAAGVNLSGGRNLPISELTKQTKGSQSSLDQLEQDSKVRDQEKGEQEKELILQDEISNRVWVCTSTHSSTKVMVLDASQPSDLLDSFYACNTHVVCIASVPGVLETDYLAGEEVPQDLEASQGDRASLAGSVASVGSTGSDGAMAAEGTTAIPQTASAGVTDQPAEHSAISGSAELSRQSSPAEDGVPTAEEATEATEANAGVGAEGEEDQGADQNQPGMYTEHVFTDPLGVGPTDSSPVDTQRGSGQDGVTSLAEDSDPSEGEFLRMSSALPTMWLGAQNGCLYVHSSVARWRKCLHAIKLKDSILSIVHVKGRVLVALADGTLAIFHRGIDGQWDLTNYHLLDLGRPHHSIRCMTVVHDKVWCGYRNKIYIIQPKAMRIEKSFDAHPRKESQVRQLAWVGDGIWVSIRLDSTLRLFHAHTYQHLQDVDIEPYVSKMLGTGKLGFSFVRITALVVSCNRLWVGTGNGVIISIPLSEANKTTGIVPNRPGSAVRVYSDDSAAGDMPGSFVPYCSMAHAQLCFHGHRDAVKFFVTVPGQAMPPPGSADSGSDDPASESSDTATSEPKSYLVMSGGEGYIDFRIGDEGSELDGLSEQTASEQSAPTKAERSHLIVWQVTTSHD